ttaatataattataaaaataggGGGTGTGGcaattttgcaatttttcttattttttccGCTTTTGCCAATTTTCAAGTTGTTATCTACAATCTTGCAATTTCCAcatctatttctatttttttctctGATTTGTTAACAAAATTTTAGGTTTAATCGTAAAATTGCTTGAGATATTTTGAACTATCCCATATAACTTTAAgggggcgtttgggggaaggattggGTTATGGGGGGTTTCGTTTCCAATATTTCGTATTTCCAATTATTATTTGCACTTATTTACATGTTTACGAATTGCGTGTGTGTCATATtcataaaaatcaatttattgaaacgtaacgtatacttaaaaaatgttgaaaatgaacattgtagttaaataaattaaggcaaattgttttatgaaaattaggacgatttggtaaattaaatatacgaaattcgtgtattggatttagaatatgaattttaaaaacaaaaaaaattattcgcaCGTAACGATTACttgaaaaagattaaaaatgaACGTCGTATTTAAAGACATTAAGGCCAATTGTTCTACGAAAACTATGACAATTTGGTAAGTTAATATATGAAATTTGTATAttggatttataatatgaattaaatatatataaccctaccccaaacacatcttattataatactatcataaccctacccacataacccttctTCAAATACATCTTATCAcaatattatcataacacttccttcataacccttcccccaaacacatcttatcataatcttaggtttatcataacactaagtttatcataaccctaactccccataacccaacccttcccccaaacggcccCTAAAGGTTACAATTAATTAGTATTTGGTTCCATAAAACCTTACAAGTTAAAAGTTTCCTAAACAGTAGCAGGGTCAGATTCTTGATGAAACTTTTAGCGATTAAATTCTAATAATAAATCATAAGAACTAACTTTTAATTTTCTCCCAATCAAAGAATTGATTTTACCATTTAAAGTTTCTACtctaaatttcttttaaaaaacaatCGGTTTTATTAAGAACATATATCTTAAATGGTTGATTTTTCTCATCGAATTTAAGCTACTATCATCAAAATTCTATTTCCTCCGGGAAAACAGATTCAAGAATTCAATTCCATAAACAAGTCCAAGGaaaaattccataaatcagtccatAGGCTTTCATTCCTTATAGTAGGTTTGGAAGGTTCGCCTATCCATAGGTTTGCGAAGCTATTAAGGAACATAAAGAAGACGACTTCTACTATGTCCTTCGGAGCCAACCTTGAATTTTACCTACTGTGttataaaatattttgtcaTACTTAACCATGTGTGTTTTTCATTTTAATGTAGAGTCAGAGATTAAAACTCAACTTAAAGAAGGTTTAGATGTTTGAACTCCAAATCTAAGCTCAAATTGGTATGTATATACATGCATACATATTATATTTTACTTTTGTGTTGTAGAGTTTCGTAGATACAATCCATCATCGTAGATTAGTTTTACGAGTCAATAAGAGCCATAAGATGATAAAGGACGTAAGGGAATAGATGAATCATTTCAAAGTTCAAAGgtattaagaaaataaaatttaaagttcAAAGATAAAAGTTGAAGTTGTTCAAAATCGACAGATGGTTGAAGGATGAGTGGGTGTTAATAGATTAAAGGATGTTGCATCATTTTGTTAATTGTATTTTTGGACTACTTTTGCTTATTTTAAGAATAGGTCTTAACGGTGCTAATTAACTTTAGGCTTACAACACTAACTAAACTAATCCATGAGATGAAACTAGATAGACTAAATTAGAACACTTAAAATATAGGAGTATAAATGTAATGAGATGGAAACTATAGGTAACAAAATGTAATTATTATCCATTTTCAAATAAATGCTACCATTTGTATGAAAGGTGGGAAAGAGAACAAGAGAATAAGAAATATCTCCTTCCTTCTAAAAGCTTCATTCACCCAACCCTTGAACAATTTTATGGAGAACCAAAAAAATAAAGGCCATGAACATCTCAACACAACACATTGACAATCCCTTTCATTGGTTAAGGTAATGTTCTCCAAAATATACAACAAacacctctctctctctctctctctctctctctcacattACTAATCAAACAACACTGCTTTCTCCCTTCTTAAGCAACACTGAAAGAACTAGCTGCACCCTCCACAAACTTCCTTGCTCCTTTAAACCACCTCTTGTCTCCTGCTTGTGCCTTGCAAATGTAAAGCTTTCCATCACTCACAGTTGCTGTGATCAACTGATGCTTCCCACCTTCATCTCCATCTGCAGTTCTTGTCAACACGGATATGAAGTAGTAGTCCTTTCCATTCACGTTGGACTCTGTAGCCTCCAATATGTTTGCTGTTGCTACTGCGTCCGGGTCGAACCCACCCTGATCGATTTTGAGACTTGTTTGAGTGAAATTGAATTGATTCACTTAAAAAGATGTTATTTGGACCAATAAACTTAGAGTGGAAAATTTAGGTCACATCTAATAATGATTTCGTTTTTTGTTTTCGAAACGGCAATTGTTGTTGCTTTGTTCTGTTTAAGTTTGTATCAGTTGCAATGAGAGTGCATCAATTGTTAACTCTATAATGTGCTTTATGTAAAATTACCTCAGAAGCAGTCTTTCCAAAGTAGGCTTGCTTTCCCAGCAAATAGTCAACCTGCAAAGGCCAATTTGAGGCATATCAATTGAATGTTCTTGTCTAGTTTCAGACCAAATCTGACATGAAATAGTCCAACAGTCACTTGGTTATCAAACATCAAGAATTATAGGGGCTGTTGggagttttttttttgcttttcctaAGAAGAATAGTTCACTTAATTTGAGTAGCTGTTCTTAAAAGTTTGTTCATCTGATTTGGGCTATTTAGATTAACAGTAACTAAAGGAATTCTCACTACAAGAAGCATAGGCCTGCAATTAATGATTTCAAGTAGACAGTAAAATTAACTTTTACAATGCCCTCCACTGTGCTTCAATTTTAAGTCCCACCAAATCCCCACAGTCAAGTTTGAGGGTGATTTTGAGAAGAATAAAATCACTTTTATCACAGTGAAAAATCACTCCAAACATGTTGAATTATGAAAGTGATAGAAAGTGATTTTAAACATGAAAGAAATGACATTAAGTTTTAACTATATTAAAATTCCTATAGAGACATAATTGATTTGAAATGATGGATGCGCGAAAAATATTATAAAGACTATGTAGCAGGTGAAAATAGAGTTGAGAGTTGAAATGTGAGGAAGAGTGTTACCTTGGAAAGGAAATCTTCAGGGGAGCCAAAGTCTTTGATGGTTTTCTTGTCAGTTGGGTTGATAATTACACTGAGATTGCTGTTGGAATCAAAGTTGTCTTCATATCTAAGAACTTGGCCTGGGAATTCCCTTTCTTTGCTTGGATTCCACTTAGAAGGAATTGAAAGCTTGAATCCATCTCCATTGTATGGCAAGTAATCTGTGTTGGTCTTTGGCTTTCCAAACACATTGGCTGCATTTTAATATCAATGAAAAGCCAGATTTCAATTGCAAATGGACTatacaacaaataataaaaTCCCACTCCCAAAAACAGCCTAAGTAGAGTAAACAATGAAAAGATTACTAAACAGAATTGCCCTTTGCTACTAATTCAATGCATATTATTGGAATTGTCTAAGAGCATACATTTGTGAATTCCATGTGGGTTTCAACCTAAAAAtcaaaaacaataaagaaaaggTCACTAAACTACTTCCTCAATATGGATTTCAAGATTAGAATTACAATTACTTAATACTAAAACTTTCAAAACCATCCATAGCATAACATAGAACCAACAAAACACCAAATCTAAAATTAAGCTAAAACAGAACAAACAAAACCAACAAGTTTCAAGTGAATTGCACAAGATGTTTGATCAAATTCTCAAGAGGGTGAATTCGATTACCAGCTTCTCCATAAGCAGCATCAGCCGGAGAAACCTTGGAGCCAAGAGCAGCGGCACCGATGAGGACAGTGAGAGCCAATCGACGAGATACAACACCACCTTCCTCCTCCTGAGCGGGTTGCTGCTTCTGGGCACGGCAGACGAGCAGCTGAGCAGACTTGGGCGGGGCCACCTGGCGTGGGGAAGACGAGGACCTTGCGGCGGCGGTGAGGGCGTGGTGGTGAAGGAAACAAGAGGTGGAAGCCATTGATGGAGGTTGTAAGTGAGTTAGAACAATGATTGTGAAATGCAATGAGAATTGGGAAGTGGGTATAGAATAATGTTGGAAGGATTTGTGTATgtgagtgtgtgtgtgtgtggagGAGAATGGTTGGGGTTTGGATTGGGGAAGAACAGCGAAGAAGGGATGAGATTATTGATTTTTGGATAAGGTTTTATAGGTTTTGATTGGTGCCAAATGTACATTTGTTGCACAGTCAGCAATATTCGTGACTATTCTTTCTTCTCACTCCACACACTCTTTTTTGTCCTCAAATGAAGCTTCTCCTTCTAAGATTTTGTACATGTGTCATCGTCTTATTGGTAtgctttttatttaaaattcaactaattttattttttaactcaTTCACAGTAATTTTGGGTTGGGTAATCGGTATTACGTCTTACCTTTCAAATCAAATTACTTACAAAAGGGCTggtataattaaatttaaccAAACTTATAGGCTTAGTCTTAGAGTTCATAGCCTCACTCAAACACTAATAATAGATTTACTTGAGTTAGTTGGTAGAAATTTAATTGAACTATCAAGTTTGAAGAATTAAATGCTTTGTTTTTCAATGTAGTTAGCAGACTTTCGAACTTTTCATCTTTTTGGGATGCTctaatttatcttttttcatTGCAGTGAAAAGATTATTTAAGTTCATTCAATatttgttgtaaaaaaaaagtacattaaatattttgtcatataaGATAATTAGTATCCAAATATTAGCTACCAAGAACTAGTGCGACATTTCCAAATATAGAGATTAAATGAAAGAAGGGTAGTAATGTTACTTTTTACGTGGAAGCATACATTTTTATCTTGGGAAATTGACAAAAGTAGCacaattttgattttattttttaaatataacacattttttaaaaactcgTAAAACTGTTTTTCTCGATCCAATCTTAGACGAAAT
This region of Cucumis melo cultivar AY chromosome 7, USDA_Cmelo_AY_1.0, whole genome shotgun sequence genomic DNA includes:
- the LOC103493006 gene encoding oxygen-evolving enhancer protein 2, chloroplastic, which encodes MASTSCFLHHHALTAAARSSSSPRQVAPPKSAQLLVCRAQKQQPAQEEEGGVVSRRLALTVLIGAAALGSKVSPADAAYGEAANVFGKPKTNTDYLPYNGDGFKLSIPSKWNPSKEREFPGQVLRYEDNFDSNSNLSVIINPTDKKTIKDFGSPEDFLSKVDYLLGKQAYFGKTASEGGFDPDAVATANILEATESNVNGKDYYFISVLTRTADGDEGGKHQLITATVSDGKLYICKAQAGDKRWFKGARKFVEGAASSFSVA